The Bacteroidota bacterium sequence AAATATTTTGGCTCAGCTTAGTTACTTCATTTTTATATTTTTGTGTTTCTTCTATGGAATCTTTTAGATTTTGAACCATGGAATCCATTTTGCCATATACCTCTTTGGTCCCTTTTAAATGCTCTTTATTATCAGAAAGTTGAAGTTCATATACAGCATTAAGGGCCGAAAGATTTTTATTAATATTTTGCAACTGCTCCTTATAGGATTGACTTCCTTTTGATATGCCGTCAATTTCGACATTCATTGATTCAGAGAGTTTAGTATAAGATTGCTCAATAATTTCAGATGACTTGTTAACCTTTTGAGCCATATCATTGCCAGACTGAGATAATAAATTGGCTGTATTCTGGTATGAATCGGACAACTTAGTCATAGAATCATTTATTTGTACAGAATTCTGATTAAAGGACTGATTCATACTGCCAACGGATTCAGCTGCTAATTTAATATTCTGGGCATAATCTTTAGTGGCAGATGCAGCTTCGGTAATATCTACAAGGCCTGCAGATGTTTGTGAAAGTTTACCAATACTTTCATTCAATTTGGCTATTGTAGCTTCATCCAATCCGCCTATGCTAACTAAACCGGTTTCCAACTCAGCACTCTGCCTTTCATTACGGCCCCGGTCCCTATCCTTACCTTTTGCACTTTCCCTGTAGGTTTCAATTTCATCAGTATCAGTCATTCCAGCAAGTTCCGGATAAACCAAGGTCCAATCCAATTCTTCATGAAGAGGTTCAAAAGCAGAGAAAAAGAATATAATAGATTCAGTACACAAACCGACCATCAACATCACACTCGCTCCAGGATAATGTTGAATTTTAAACAATGCTCCAATCATCACTACAGAAGCACCCCATCCATATAATTTCGACATGAAATTTTTCCAGCCGGAGCTTTGAACTAACTCACTTAAATTCATAATGCGAAGTTTTTAAAGATTACCTATCTGTTCCCAAGCAAGCACGTACACACCTAAACCCAATATAGCATTTTGCAGAATCCTGATATTCATAAGATCTGGTACCACATTGCAAATAATACCCTATATCTTTCCAGGAACCACCTCTGACTACTTTTCTCTTTAATGTAGGAGGATCATCAGGTCTTGCATTATATTGATAATTCGGATTTAAATCGTGAGTATAAACATAAGAAGATTCATCATAAGCGTTAGCTGTCCATTCTGCAACATTACCAGCCATATCATACAAGCCATATTCATTAGGTTCATAAGATCCAACCCGAACAGTAGTCATACCCCCATCATCAGAATAATTACCTCTTAAAGGTTTGAAGTTAGCAAGGAAACAACCTTTATTATTACGGGTATAAGGACCACCCCAAGGGTACATAGATAATGACAACCCCCCTCTTGCAGCATATTCCCATTCTGATTCCAAAGGAAGTCTGTAATCATGAACCCAGGGTTCCCCCTCTTTTGCAAGGGCATGATTGAGATAATCCGTACGCCAGATACAAAAAGCGCTTGCCTGTTTCCAATTTACACCGACAACAGGATAATTATCATAAGAAGGATGCCAAAAATACATCTTAGTCATGGGTTCATTAAAAGAATACGTAAAATCGCTGATCCAACATAAAGTATCCGGATATACATTTACATTATCCCTGATAATGAAAGAGGAACGGTCTTTAATGTTTACTTTTTCGCCATCCTGATTGGTGACATAACCCTGATATTGTTGAGTCTTGAAATTATAACGATTAGCCTTAAGTGCAGCTTGTTGATAATCAATCCAATAATATTCATAATTTAGTTTTCTGGTATCAATTTCCTTACGTCCATAAAAACGTTCCTGATTATTGTAATACATATCTTTAAGCGCTTCATTAACCTGTTCGTCGCTAAAATCTATTTTAGCATCCCAGTTAATCATTGGAGGTTCAACAGCATTGCCATTTTCATCTTCGCTAATCACAAAATCGTCAATTTGTTCACCCAATTTTTTACGCATGATAGAATCACGTACCCAATAAACAAATTGTCTGTATTCGTTATTAGTGATTTCTGTTTCGTCCATCCAAAAGGCACTTACCGAAACTGTCTTAGACATACTATTCTGAGCCCAGGCTACGTCCTGATCGTTAGGTCCCATTGTAAAGCTTCCCTGAGGGATAAAAACCATTCCGAAAGGTTCTGACTCAGCATAACTTTTACGTCCCGGTACACCAACCAGTTCTCCATTATTATATTTCCCGCAACCGTCTAAGAATAATACGATCAGAAAGCTAAATACAATTAATTTTTTCATATATACAGATGTTTATGAATTGGAATCAGCAAAACTAATATTTCTAAATTAAAAAATTAAACTCTTCATCAAAATTACAAAAATCGAATGCTCTTGTATCTTTGAGGTATTTTTTCTTTGTTAATTTTAAAACAATAACTTACCATAAATTCATGCCCGCCGGAAGTTGTTTTTGAAATATCCGAAATTACAAAATCATAGGAATACCCCAATCTTATTCCATTAAGCAGTTCAAGGCCCACTATACCGACAACAGCATCACCTGGCCTGAAAGAGATACCTCCCCAAAAGCGTTTATTATACACCAAATTTGTATTTAAGGTTACCTGGGCAACCTTTGTATCCGTATGAACGCAAAATGAAGGAATAAGCTGCAAAGCAGGATTAGGAAGTTGAATAGTATATCCACTCATTAAATAAAAATGCCTGTTCACATAAGAAGGATTAACACTCGTGCCCTGATAAGTCAACTTTGGTTTATTCAAATGAGTACAGGATAATCCCAGGTATAAATCTTCAGTTTTATAAAACAAACCGGCACTCATATCCAAAGCATAAATATTTTCCTTATCGGGAATAGAAGGGTCATTTCCTTTACCGTTCAAAATGGAAGAGCCATCGCTACTGATAGTTCTCCACGTTGGATCAATTGCATTATTAATTACCCCTGCGTTAA is a genomic window containing:
- the gldL gene encoding gliding motility protein GldL, which translates into the protein MNLSELVQSSGWKNFMSKLYGWGASVVMIGALFKIQHYPGASVMLMVGLCTESIIFFFSAFEPLHEELDWTLVYPELAGMTDTDEIETYRESAKGKDRDRGRNERQSAELETGLVSIGGLDEATIAKLNESIGKLSQTSAGLVDITEAASATKDYAQNIKLAAESVGSMNQSFNQNSVQINDSMTKLSDSYQNTANLLSQSGNDMAQKVNKSSEIIEQSYTKLSESMNVEIDGISKGSQSYKEQLQNINKNLSALNAVYELQLSDNKEHLKGTKEVYGKMDSMVQNLKDSIEETQKYKNEVTKLSQNISALNSIYGNMLSAINVMNR
- a CDS encoding SUMF1/EgtB/PvdO family nonheme iron enzyme is translated as MKKLIVFSFLIVLFLDGCGKYNNGELVGVPGRKSYAESEPFGMVFIPQGSFTMGPNDQDVAWAQNSMSKTVSVSAFWMDETEITNNEYRQFVYWVRDSIMRKKLGEQIDDFVISEDENGNAVEPPMINWDAKIDFSDEQVNEALKDMYYNNQERFYGRKEIDTRKLNYEYYWIDYQQAALKANRYNFKTQQYQGYVTNQDGEKVNIKDRSSFIIRDNVNVYPDTLCWISDFTYSFNEPMTKMYFWHPSYDNYPVVGVNWKQASAFCIWRTDYLNHALAKEGEPWVHDYRLPLESEWEYAARGGLSLSMYPWGGPYTRNNKGCFLANFKPLRGNYSDDGGMTTVRVGSYEPNEYGLYDMAGNVAEWTANAYDESSYVYTHDLNPNYQYNARPDDPPTLKRKVVRGGSWKDIGYYLQCGTRSYEYQDSAKCYIGFRCVRACLGTDR
- a CDS encoding type IX secretion system membrane protein PorP/SprF, with amino-acid sequence MKKFFFIVLQICNVFLAVAQEDPQISQYMFNQMTVNPGYTGSEDGICASAWDREDYVGVPGAKNVTVLGVSSSVKPFGISSGVGINVANDRIGFNNDKSANISYAYRMDLGSGKLGIGINAGVINNAIDPTWRTISSDGSSILNGKGNDPSIPDKENIYALDMSAGLFYKTEDLYLGLSCTHLNKPKLTYQGTSVNPSYVNRHFYLMSGYTIQLPNPALQLIPSFCVHTDTKVAQVTLNTNLVYNKRFWGGISFRPGDAVVGIVGLELLNGIRLGYSYDFVISDISKTTSGGHEFMVSYCFKINKEKIPQRYKSIRFL